A single window of Oerskovia paurometabola DNA harbors:
- a CDS encoding Crp/Fnr family transcriptional regulator produces the protein MDDDVVLSAPLFATMDREETRTLFDSMQQIELTRGDVLFREGEPGDRLYVIAQGKIKLGRRSNDGRENLLSILGPGEMFGELSLFDPGPRTATASSVSDALLYELRHEQLIEWIEKHPSVAKHLLNALARRLRRTNETLADLVFSDVPGRVAKALLDLSTRFGEETDEGVRVAHDLTQEELAQLVGASRETVNKALADFATRGWVRREGRAVVLLDVDRLERRAR, from the coding sequence GTGGACGACGACGTAGTGCTCTCGGCCCCCCTCTTCGCCACCATGGACCGCGAAGAGACCCGGACGCTGTTCGACTCGATGCAGCAGATCGAGCTCACCCGTGGAGACGTGCTCTTCCGCGAGGGTGAGCCCGGTGACCGGCTGTACGTGATCGCACAGGGCAAGATCAAGCTCGGCCGCCGCTCGAACGACGGCCGCGAGAACCTCCTGTCCATCCTCGGACCGGGCGAGATGTTCGGCGAGCTCTCGCTCTTCGACCCGGGGCCCCGCACGGCCACCGCCAGCTCGGTGTCGGACGCCCTGCTCTACGAGCTGCGGCACGAGCAGCTCATCGAGTGGATCGAGAAGCACCCCAGCGTCGCGAAGCACCTGCTCAACGCGTTGGCGCGCCGCCTGCGCCGCACCAACGAGACGCTCGCGGACCTCGTGTTCTCCGACGTCCCCGGCCGTGTCGCCAAGGCGCTCCTCGACCTGTCGACCCGCTTCGGGGAGGAGACGGACGAGGGTGTGCGCGTCGCGCACGACCTCACGCAGGAGGAGCTCGCCCAGCTCGTCGGCGCCTCGCGCGAGACGGTCAACAAGGCCCTCGCCGACTTCGCCACCCGCGGGTGGGTCCGCCGCGAGGGACGCGCCGTCGTCCTGCTCGACGTGGACCGGCTCGAGCGCCGCGCGCGCTGA
- a CDS encoding thioredoxin family protein, whose translation MVWRIVVLVVLLAASVLLGVWWQRRQGVVRAGRPPAEDAAVDWPALGIVLGEHRTFVQFSSEFCSPCRHTARVLDELVAARTDVTHREMDVDEHHDLVRTFGILRTPTVLVLDPSGREVARMSGSVNRTQAIEALAVPAASVA comes from the coding sequence ATGGTCTGGCGCATCGTGGTCCTGGTCGTGCTGCTCGCCGCGAGCGTGCTGCTCGGGGTGTGGTGGCAACGCCGCCAGGGAGTGGTCCGTGCGGGTCGCCCACCTGCCGAGGACGCCGCGGTCGACTGGCCCGCCCTCGGCATCGTGCTGGGGGAGCACCGGACGTTCGTCCAGTTCTCGAGCGAGTTCTGCTCGCCCTGCCGGCACACGGCGCGCGTGCTCGACGAGCTCGTCGCGGCGCGGACCGACGTGACACATCGCGAGATGGACGTCGACGAGCACCACGATCTCGTGCGAACCTTCGGCATACTGCGCACTCCGACGGTGCTCGTCCTGGACCCGTCCGGCCGAGAGGTCGCTCGGATGAGCGGCAGCGTGAACCGGACCCAGGCGATCGAGGCGCTCGCCGTGCCTGCCGCGTCCGTCGCCTGA
- a CDS encoding alpha/beta fold hydrolase, producing MTTDSSDFSAALVDGPWRHEFVPANGARFHLALAGPESRGGGSSAPLVLLLHSFPQFWWAWRYQLEALAEAGYRVAAMDLRGTGASDKPPIGYDAPTRTRDVAGVVRSLGADRAVLVGHGTGGALAWAMAALQPAVTAGVAAFAAPHPSHVHTSGRRLLTPLAQRHLAFAQLPTFPERALTQDDLVGRVLADGAATPFAPEVVDTYRTVMRIPFAAHSAMEAIRWSVRSAPRPDGRRFRSALRRPITVPTLQVHGGSDGFLRRDLTDADAAAVSRALRFEVLDGVGHFLPEEAPDDVTRLLLEWLPTTKG from the coding sequence GTGACGACCGACTCGAGCGACTTCTCCGCAGCCCTCGTCGACGGCCCCTGGCGGCACGAGTTCGTGCCCGCCAACGGCGCCCGCTTCCACCTCGCCCTGGCGGGCCCCGAGTCGCGCGGGGGTGGTTCGAGCGCACCGCTCGTGCTCCTGCTGCACTCGTTCCCGCAGTTCTGGTGGGCCTGGCGGTACCAGCTCGAGGCGCTCGCCGAGGCGGGCTACCGCGTCGCCGCGATGGACCTCCGGGGCACCGGCGCGTCCGACAAGCCACCGATCGGCTACGACGCCCCGACCCGCACGCGCGACGTCGCGGGCGTGGTCCGGTCGCTGGGCGCCGACCGCGCCGTCCTCGTCGGGCACGGGACCGGCGGCGCGCTCGCATGGGCCATGGCCGCGCTCCAGCCCGCCGTGACCGCGGGCGTCGCGGCGTTCGCCGCACCCCACCCGTCGCACGTCCACACCTCGGGGCGCAGGCTCCTCACGCCGCTCGCGCAGCGCCACCTCGCGTTCGCCCAGCTCCCGACGTTCCCCGAGCGGGCCCTGACGCAGGACGACCTGGTCGGTCGGGTCCTCGCCGACGGGGCGGCGACGCCGTTCGCCCCCGAGGTCGTGGACACCTACCGCACAGTCATGCGCATCCCGTTCGCGGCGCACTCCGCGATGGAGGCCATCCGCTGGTCCGTGCGCTCGGCGCCCCGGCCCGACGGCCGGCGCTTCCGCAGCGCGCTGCGCCGCCCGATCACCGTCCCGACCCTCCAGGTCCACGGCGGGTCCGACGGATTCCTGCGCCGCGACCTCACCGACGCGGACGCGGCAGCGGTCTCCCGCGCGTTGCGGTTCGAGGTCCTCGACGGGGTGGGGCACTTCCTCCCGGAGGAGGCGCCCGACGACGTCACGCGCCTCCTGCTGGAGTGGTTGCCCACCACGAAGGGCTGA
- a CDS encoding pentapeptide repeat-containing protein → MPAQTDSSTTLPPRFKRLRPGVRTAGDAADVGPEDRRHDERFEGGDLSHADLSDVTFERCDLVGISLHQADLRAATFSEARLERIDAPVLSAPRSVWHDVVLAGSRIGSAELYESAWRSVELVDCKLGYVNLRAATVRDLRLTRCTVDELDLTNAQATRVAFEETSVDHLVLAGARLVHTDLRGATLRRITSIERLAGATLSPSQLVAMAPLFAAELGIRVED, encoded by the coding sequence GTGCCCGCGCAGACCGACTCCTCGACCACCCTCCCGCCTCGGTTCAAGCGCCTGCGCCCAGGGGTCCGGACAGCGGGGGACGCAGCGGACGTCGGTCCGGAGGACCGCCGCCACGACGAACGGTTCGAGGGTGGCGACCTGTCCCACGCGGACCTGTCCGACGTCACGTTCGAGCGGTGCGACCTCGTGGGCATCTCGTTGCACCAGGCCGACCTGCGGGCCGCGACGTTCAGCGAGGCCCGGCTCGAGCGGATCGACGCGCCCGTCCTGAGCGCCCCGCGGTCGGTGTGGCACGACGTGGTGCTGGCCGGTTCACGGATCGGCTCGGCGGAGCTCTACGAGTCCGCGTGGCGTTCGGTCGAGCTGGTCGACTGCAAGCTCGGGTACGTCAACCTCCGCGCTGCGACGGTGCGCGACCTGCGGCTCACGCGGTGCACCGTGGACGAGCTCGACCTGACGAACGCCCAGGCCACGCGCGTCGCGTTCGAGGAGACGTCGGTCGACCACCTCGTCCTGGCGGGCGCCCGTCTGGTGCACACCGACCTGCGCGGGGCCACGCTGCGACGGATCACGAGCATCGAGAGGCTCGCGGGGGCCACGCTCAGCCCGTCCCAGCTCGTCGCGATGGCGCCGCTGTTCGCGGCCGAGCTCGGTATCCGCGTCGAGGACTGA
- a CDS encoding DsrE family protein, with the protein MTSQPAPSPSSAAPAAVARSLVVKSTAGLERPEATNQAFTVAAAAVAAGVEVSVWLTGESAWFGLPGRARELELEHATALPDLLDVILSAGTVTVCTQCAVRRGITEADLLPGVRIAGASVFVEEALRPGAQALVY; encoded by the coding sequence GTGACCTCCCAGCCCGCTCCGTCGCCGTCCTCGGCCGCCCCGGCCGCCGTCGCCCGCTCGCTCGTGGTCAAGTCGACCGCGGGTCTCGAACGCCCCGAGGCGACCAACCAGGCCTTCACGGTCGCTGCCGCCGCGGTCGCCGCCGGGGTCGAGGTCAGCGTGTGGCTGACCGGGGAGTCGGCGTGGTTCGGGCTTCCCGGGCGTGCGCGCGAGCTCGAGCTCGAGCACGCGACGGCCCTGCCGGACCTGCTCGACGTGATCCTGTCCGCCGGGACCGTCACGGTCTGCACCCAGTGCGCCGTGCGCCGCGGCATCACCGAGGCCGACCTGCTGCCGGGAGTGCGCATCGCGGGGGCGTCGGTGTTCGTCGAGGAGGCGCTGCGCCCGGGGGCCCAGGCCCTCGTCTACTGA
- the ygfZ gene encoding CAF17-like 4Fe-4S cluster assembly/insertion protein YgfZ, whose protein sequence is MLSRPGAVAGSGPDAGVAWHYGDPTGEQRALESGGAVVDLSHHGVVRVTGPDRLTWLNSITSQSLLGLVPRTSTELLVLSPQGHVEHAAGVVDDGESTWLVTEGSHAPTLAAWLDRMKFSLRVEITDMSDEIAVLGEPRDAEGAEGEPVTWRDPWPRTAPGGTRYGPADDEHPGAHRPWRLVLVPRAELSDAVAAREAAGWRLAGTWASEALRVEAWRPRLATEVDHRSIPHELDWLRTAVHLHKGCYRGQETIARVHNMGRPPRRLVMLHLDGSGHLLPVAGAEVRLQGGETGPDGVAAPGRAVGVVTSVARHHELGPVALAILKRSAPEDVELVVDCDGGAVAAAQEVVVPGEGVSVDRPAPRGPVARGVTPKGAGAPQSMI, encoded by the coding sequence CTGCTGTCGCGCCCCGGCGCGGTCGCGGGCTCCGGACCCGACGCGGGCGTGGCCTGGCACTACGGCGACCCGACGGGCGAGCAGCGCGCGCTCGAGTCGGGCGGCGCGGTCGTCGACCTCTCGCACCACGGCGTCGTGCGGGTCACCGGCCCCGACCGTCTGACGTGGCTCAACTCGATCACCTCGCAGAGCCTCCTGGGCCTGGTCCCCCGGACCTCGACCGAGCTGCTCGTCCTGAGCCCGCAGGGCCACGTCGAGCACGCGGCCGGGGTCGTCGACGACGGCGAGTCCACGTGGCTCGTGACCGAGGGCTCGCACGCTCCGACGCTCGCTGCCTGGCTCGACCGCATGAAGTTCTCGCTGCGCGTCGAGATCACCGACATGAGCGACGAGATCGCGGTCCTGGGCGAGCCTCGGGACGCCGAGGGCGCCGAGGGCGAGCCCGTCACGTGGCGCGACCCCTGGCCGCGCACCGCGCCCGGCGGCACCCGCTACGGCCCCGCGGACGACGAGCACCCGGGCGCCCACCGCCCGTGGCGCCTGGTCCTGGTCCCGCGCGCCGAGCTGTCCGACGCCGTCGCCGCCCGCGAGGCGGCCGGGTGGCGGCTCGCAGGGACCTGGGCGAGCGAGGCGCTGCGCGTCGAGGCCTGGCGCCCCCGCCTCGCGACGGAGGTCGACCACCGCTCGATCCCGCACGAGCTCGACTGGCTCCGGACCGCCGTCCACCTGCACAAGGGCTGCTACCGCGGCCAGGAGACCATCGCGCGCGTGCACAACATGGGCCGTCCGCCGCGCCGCCTCGTGATGCTCCACCTCGACGGCTCGGGGCACCTGCTCCCGGTCGCCGGGGCCGAGGTGCGCCTGCAGGGCGGGGAGACCGGTCCGGACGGGGTGGCTGCGCCGGGACGTGCGGTCGGCGTCGTGACGTCGGTCGCCCGGCACCACGAGCTGGGCCCCGTGGCGCTCGCGATCCTCAAGCGCAGCGCGCCCGAGGACGTCGAGCTGGTCGTCGACTGCGACGGGGGCGCCGTGGCCGCGGCCCAGGAGGTCGTGGTCCCGGGTGAGGGCGTGTCGGTCGACCGGCCCGCACCGCGCGGTCCGGTCGCACGAGGCGTCACCCCCAAGGGCGCGGGCGCACCCCAGAGCATGATCTAG
- a CDS encoding FABP family protein — MAFAFPEGLAPEAYPLAWLVGSWRGEGVIAYPGIPETPFVQDVVFDHDGGPYLRYESTIRVLEAEVPETVPEAWTADDAAEPSARPSSDQAEPGTEGHLAPGRIWSTETGYWRVSPERPEGLPEDRSAIEVMIADPSGRMTLYLGVVGNGRVDLSSDAVVRTATSSEVTASNRLYGNVQGQLLWVWELAAFGQPLQSYASAKLDRL; from the coding sequence ATGGCTTTCGCGTTCCCTGAGGGGCTCGCCCCCGAGGCCTACCCGCTCGCGTGGCTCGTGGGCTCCTGGCGAGGTGAAGGTGTCATCGCCTACCCCGGGATCCCCGAGACCCCGTTCGTCCAGGACGTCGTGTTCGACCACGACGGCGGCCCGTACCTGCGGTACGAGTCGACCATCCGCGTCCTCGAGGCCGAGGTCCCGGAAACCGTGCCGGAGGCCTGGACCGCTGACGACGCTGCCGAGCCGTCCGCTCGCCCGTCGAGCGACCAGGCCGAGCCGGGCACCGAGGGGCACCTCGCGCCGGGACGCATCTGGTCCACCGAGACGGGCTACTGGCGCGTCTCGCCCGAGCGTCCCGAGGGGCTGCCGGAGGACAGGTCGGCGATCGAGGTCATGATCGCGGACCCGTCGGGCCGCATGACCCTGTACCTGGGGGTCGTCGGCAACGGTCGGGTGGACCTGTCGAGCGACGCCGTGGTGCGCACCGCCACCTCGTCCGAGGTCACGGCGTCGAACCGGCTCTACGGCAACGTCCAGGGCCAGCTCCTGTGGGTCTGGGAATTGGCGGCCTTCGGTCAGCCGTTGCAGTCGTATGCGTCGGCGAAGCTGGACCGCCTCTAG
- a CDS encoding RidA family protein has protein sequence MAGVVDARLAELGITLPDVAAPVAAYVPAVRTGRYVYTSGQLPFVAGALSATGKVGDGEGLVAPAEAAGHARTSALNALAAIKALVGDLDQVSRVVKVVGFVASDPSFTGQPAVINGASTVLGEIFGEAGIHARSAVGVSVLPLDSPVEVELVVELAEPSDA, from the coding sequence GTGGCAGGCGTCGTCGACGCCCGGCTCGCCGAGCTGGGCATCACCCTGCCCGACGTCGCAGCGCCCGTGGCGGCGTACGTCCCCGCGGTGCGCACGGGCCGGTACGTGTACACGTCGGGCCAGCTCCCGTTCGTGGCGGGGGCACTGTCGGCGACCGGCAAGGTCGGTGACGGCGAGGGGCTCGTCGCCCCGGCCGAGGCGGCGGGCCACGCCCGCACGAGCGCGCTCAACGCGCTCGCGGCGATCAAGGCGCTCGTGGGGGACCTCGACCAGGTCTCCCGGGTCGTCAAGGTCGTCGGGTTCGTGGCGAGCGACCCCTCGTTCACGGGTCAGCCGGCCGTGATCAACGGCGCCAGCACGGTCCTGGGCGAGATCTTCGGCGAGGCGGGCATCCATGCGCGCAGCGCGGTGGGCGTCTCGGTGCTCCCGCTCGACTCCCCGGTCGAGGTGGAGCTCGTCGTCGAGCTCGCCGAGCCGTCGGACGCCTGA
- a CDS encoding DUF4395 domain-containing protein: MSHEPHPSPSSAQGIDPRGPRVGAGITALLLAVTLLLGSSQAALWLLTFIALSFLLGALRGAQGTWQGWVFKTLVRPRLGPTAEREDPRPPRFAQGVGFVITGVGALLGFTVSLVAVPVAAGLALVAAVLNAAFGLCLGCEMYLLVRRFAPAR; this comes from the coding sequence ATGTCGCACGAACCGCACCCTTCTCCGAGCTCGGCCCAGGGCATCGACCCGCGCGGCCCGCGCGTCGGTGCCGGGATCACCGCCCTCCTGCTCGCCGTGACGCTGCTCCTGGGGTCGTCCCAGGCGGCGTTGTGGTTGCTCACGTTCATCGCGCTGAGCTTCCTGCTGGGGGCGCTCCGCGGTGCCCAGGGCACGTGGCAGGGGTGGGTCTTCAAGACTCTCGTCCGGCCCAGGCTCGGCCCGACGGCGGAGCGCGAGGACCCGCGTCCGCCTCGCTTCGCGCAGGGGGTCGGGTTCGTCATCACCGGGGTCGGCGCGCTCCTGGGCTTCACCGTCTCGCTCGTGGCCGTACCGGTCGCGGCGGGCCTGGCCCTGGTCGCGGCCGTGCTCAACGCGGCGTTCGGGCTGTGCCTGGGGTGCGAGATGTACCTGCTGGTCCGGCGGTTCGCCCCGGCCCGCTGA
- a CDS encoding FUSC family protein, translating to MTQARESAGGAATPEPGAVESARKAFRRLLLRARLRQGSSRVRVAFWPVVQASLAAGVAYGIAHYVLGHPYPFFAPVSVWICLGFSQDRQVRKVGELAIGVAVGVGLGDLIVHFIGSGWWQVAVVLATSALVARFIDRGALLATQAGVQAIVIVGLPATQTGGPGGRLVDALVGGALALLVATLTPGDPRRRPRILGDEATTELAETLELLARGFRSGDVDDLDAALVRGRASEPALEEWQATATSAQELSRVSPVGRKHRTELGDIERKAVLVDRAMRSVRVLARRARPVAGPDHDLLPVAAIVDRFAAGTRVLAEAIGAGRDPSTAREILADTAAAADPRTVGAGDWQVQSLVMLLRSPIVDTLEAAGMSPQDARAALHEL from the coding sequence ATGACGCAGGCGCGGGAGTCGGCCGGAGGAGCCGCGACGCCGGAACCCGGGGCGGTCGAGTCGGCCCGCAAGGCGTTCCGTCGGTTGCTGCTCAGGGCACGCCTGCGACAGGGCAGCTCCCGGGTCCGGGTCGCGTTCTGGCCCGTCGTCCAGGCCTCGCTCGCGGCGGGCGTCGCGTACGGGATCGCGCACTACGTGCTCGGCCACCCGTACCCGTTCTTCGCACCGGTCTCCGTGTGGATCTGCCTCGGGTTCAGCCAGGACCGGCAGGTGCGCAAGGTCGGCGAGCTCGCGATCGGGGTCGCGGTGGGCGTGGGCCTCGGTGACCTGATCGTCCACTTCATCGGGTCGGGCTGGTGGCAGGTCGCCGTCGTGCTCGCGACGTCCGCCCTCGTGGCGCGCTTCATCGACCGCGGCGCGCTCCTGGCGACCCAGGCCGGGGTCCAGGCCATCGTCATCGTGGGTCTGCCCGCGACCCAGACGGGCGGCCCGGGCGGTCGCCTGGTCGACGCCCTGGTCGGTGGCGCGCTCGCGCTGCTCGTCGCGACCCTCACACCGGGCGACCCGCGCCGTCGGCCACGGATCCTGGGCGACGAGGCGACGACCGAGCTCGCCGAGACGCTCGAGCTGCTCGCCCGCGGCTTCCGCTCGGGGGACGTCGACGACCTGGACGCCGCGCTCGTGCGGGGGCGGGCGTCCGAGCCCGCCCTCGAGGAGTGGCAGGCGACCGCGACGAGCGCCCAGGAGCTGTCCCGGGTGAGCCCCGTGGGGCGCAAGCACCGCACCGAGCTGGGCGACATCGAGCGCAAGGCGGTCCTGGTGGACCGCGCCATGCGCAGCGTCCGTGTCCTGGCCCGGCGTGCCCGACCGGTCGCGGGGCCCGACCACGACCTCCTGCCCGTCGCGGCGATCGTCGACCGGTTCGCGGCCGGCACCCGGGTGCTGGCCGAGGCGATCGGGGCGGGACGCGACCCGTCGACCGCGCGCGAGATCCTGGCCGACACCGCGGCCGCGGCCGACCCACGGACCGTGGGCGCGGGGGACTGGCAGGTCCAGTCGCTCGTGATGCTGCTGCGCTCCCCGATCGTGGACACGCTCGAGGCCGCAGGGATGTCCCCGCAGGACGCACGGGCGGCTCTGCACGAGCTCTGA
- the nth gene encoding endonuclease III, with protein sequence MTTSGGTSSPAPAPHVESRLALVRRARRTNRELALTYPDAHCELDFTTPLELLIATVLSAQTTDKRVNLTTPELFARYPDAAAYAAADREDLEDILRPTGFFRAKAQSVIGIGQALVERYDGQVPRKLDDLVTLPGVGRKTANVVLGNAFGVPGLTVDTHFGRLVRRLGWTAEEDPVKVETEVGELIEKREWTMLSHRLIFHGRRVCFARKPACGACTIAHLCPSFGVGETDPAVAAGMVKTD encoded by the coding sequence GTGACCACTTCGGGCGGTACCTCGAGTCCTGCACCAGCCCCGCACGTCGAGTCACGGCTCGCCCTGGTGCGGCGTGCACGGCGCACCAACCGTGAGCTGGCGCTGACCTATCCGGACGCGCACTGCGAGCTGGACTTCACCACGCCGCTCGAGCTGCTGATCGCGACGGTCCTGTCGGCGCAGACCACGGACAAGCGCGTCAACCTCACCACTCCGGAGCTCTTCGCCCGGTACCCGGACGCGGCGGCCTACGCGGCCGCGGACCGCGAGGACCTCGAGGACATCCTGCGTCCCACCGGGTTCTTCCGGGCCAAGGCGCAGTCGGTGATCGGGATCGGGCAGGCCCTCGTCGAGCGCTACGACGGACAGGTCCCCCGGAAGCTCGACGACCTGGTGACGCTGCCCGGGGTCGGTCGCAAGACCGCGAACGTCGTCCTGGGCAACGCGTTCGGCGTCCCCGGCCTGACGGTCGACACCCACTTCGGGCGCCTCGTGCGCCGCCTCGGGTGGACCGCCGAGGAGGATCCGGTCAAGGTCGAGACGGAGGTCGGGGAGCTCATCGAGAAGCGCGAGTGGACCATGCTCTCGCACCGGCTGATCTTCCACGGCCGCAGGGTCTGCTTCGCGCGCAAGCCTGCGTGCGGGGCATGCACCATCGCGCACCTGTGCCCGTCGTTCGGGGTCGGCGAGACGGACCCGGCGGTCGCTGCGGGCATGGTCAAGACGGACTGA
- a CDS encoding winged helix-turn-helix transcriptional regulator yields MAELLILTPATGGSVEILPALGLLSHRLRVLPMEPSALVDAPDSDVVLLDARRDLAAARTTCRLLHATGLTVPLVLVLTEGGLTVVTAEWGADDLLLEHASPAEVEARLRLVIERSSHGRADDAPQEISAGELAIDAGGYTARLRGRPLDLTYKEFELLKYLVQHPGRVFTRAQLLQEVWGYDYYGGTRTVDVHVRRLRAKLGPEHEQLIGTVRNVGYRFDPPKDRRAAAPTDDGTGQSAHDAPGTEATEPTASSEQVGSSG; encoded by the coding sequence GTGGCAGAGCTGTTGATCCTGACACCGGCGACAGGTGGGTCCGTCGAGATCCTGCCTGCGCTGGGACTGCTGTCGCACCGTCTGCGGGTGCTGCCCATGGAGCCGTCGGCCCTGGTCGACGCGCCCGACTCGGACGTCGTGCTGCTCGACGCGCGCCGCGACCTCGCGGCCGCCCGCACGACCTGCCGCCTGCTCCACGCGACAGGTCTGACGGTCCCGCTCGTGCTCGTCCTGACCGAGGGCGGGCTGACCGTCGTCACCGCCGAGTGGGGGGCGGACGACCTGCTCCTGGAGCATGCGAGCCCTGCCGAGGTCGAGGCCCGGTTGCGCCTCGTGATCGAACGCTCGTCGCACGGTCGCGCCGACGACGCCCCGCAGGAGATCTCGGCGGGCGAGCTCGCGATCGACGCGGGCGGGTACACGGCCCGCCTGCGTGGCCGCCCGCTCGACCTGACGTACAAGGAGTTCGAGCTCCTCAAGTACCTGGTGCAGCACCCGGGCCGTGTCTTCACGCGGGCACAGCTCCTGCAGGAGGTCTGGGGCTACGACTACTACGGGGGCACCCGCACGGTCGACGTCCACGTGCGGCGCCTGCGTGCCAAGCTGGGCCCCGAGCACGAGCAGCTCATCGGGACCGTGCGCAACGTCGGCTACCGGTTCGACCCGCCCAAGGACCGGCGGGCCGCAGCCCCCACGGACGACGGCACGGGCCAGAGCGCGCACGACGCGCCGGGGACCGAGGCGACCGAGCCCACGGCCTCGAGCGAGCAGGTAGGTTCGTCCGGGTGA